CGGGCAATATTGGCAAGTCAGTCATCAAGGTCTCTGCCGTCAAGCCGGAGAACCGCGTCATCGAAGCGCCAGCACGTGTATTCCATGCTCAGGAAGAGCTTCAGCAAGCGTTCCGCAACGGTGAACTCGATGGCGATCTTATTGCCGTCGTCCGGTTCCAGGGGCCGAGATCAATCGGCATGCCCGAACTCCACAAACTCACTCCGGCGCTTGGTGTATTGCAAGATCGAGGCTTCAAGGTTGCATTGGTCACCGACGGACGGATGTCGGGTGCCTCGGGCAAGGTTCCGGCCGCGATCCATATCACGCCGGAAGCTTCGGATGGCGGTGCTATTGCCAAAATTCGCGATGGCGACCTCATTAAGCTGGATGCCAACGTGGGCACATTGACTTTCCTCGGAGATGAGGAGGAGTTCCACGCGCGTCCGGCCATAAGCCACGATCTTCGGTCGCAACAGCATGGCACTGGTCGCGAGCTTTTCGCTCGCTGTCGATCGTTGGTCAGCTCAGCTGATCAAGGCGCCAGTATTCTCGGTAGCTTTTAGTCGAATTCACGAGGAGGAAAACTATGGAGTATCGCTTATTAGGGCGTTCAGGCCTCAAGGTGTCGACCTTGACTATTGGTACGATGACCTTTGGTGGCGTCGGCTGGGCAAAAACTGTCGGCGATCTTGGCGTACCAGAGGCGAAGCGACTTGTGGATCTCTGCCTTGATGCCGGGGTCAACTTGATCGACACGGCCGATGTCTATTCCGACGGCAAGTCCGAAGAGATTGTCGGCGATATTCTCGGCGGAAAGCGCAAAGGCAGCACGTTGATCGCCACAAAAGCGCGCTTTAACATGGGGCCGGGTCCGAACGACGGGGGTCTGTCGCGTCAATATCTGATCGCAGCGTGTGAGGCGAGCCTGAAAAGGCTGAAGACCGACGTCATCGACCTTTACCAGGTTCACGAATGGGATGGGCAGACACCATTGGAAGAAACAATGGAAGCCCTCGATACCCTCGTTCGCCAAGGGAAGGTCAGATACATCGGCTGCTCGAATTTCACGGGCTGGCAGATCATGAAGGCGCTCGGCGTCAGTGAGAAGGATAAACGTCAGCGTTTTGTAAGCCAGCAGATCCATTACACCCTCGAAGCGCGCGATGCCGAATATGAACTGTTGCCGATTTCCGTCGACCAGGGCATCGGCGTGCTTATCTGGAGCCCGCTTGCGGGCGGCCTGCTTTCCGGAAAGCACCGCCGCGACCGAGCGGCTCCAGAAGGCAGCCGCCAGTTTGCTGGCTGGACCGAGCCGCCGATCCGCGACGAAAACCGCCTCTGGAATATCGTTGATACGCTGGTATCGATTGCTGAGGGCCGCGGCGTTTCTGCGGCTCAGGTTGCACTGGCTTGGCTGTTGGGCCGCAAGGTTGTTACCTCAGTTATCATCGGTGGACGAACTGAGGCGCAGTTTAAAGACAATCTCGCGGCTGCTGATCTGAAGCTTTCGAACGAAGAACGAGAACGGCTCGATGAGGTCAGTATTCCCCCCTTGCTCTATCCTTACTGGCACCAGCGCAACAATGCAGCAGACAGGCTGAGTGAGGCAGATCTCGAATTGCTCTCACCTCATCTGAGGAAGAAGTCTTAATGGGTCTGGAGCAGGCGCCTGCTGTCTGGCCACACTTTCTTCCGTTGCGTCACGTCGCCCGGGATGGAGGTACCCCCTGCATGCCGAAAAATGTCTAAGACGAGGGAATTTCAATTTTCGTGAAAGATGACAATCAATGTCAGGACCGCAGCATCGCCCAAGATGATACGCCCGAAACTAAGAATTTCATCGCTGAAAAAGGTCGCGGAAGTGCTGCTCCGACGATAGCCGATGTTGCGCGCGCATCGGGTGTCTCGCGCGCGACGGCTGCGAGGGTTCTCGGTGACTATGGCTATGTCCGTGCGCAAACGCGGCAACTGGTTCAGGAGGCTGCCACGAGCTTGGCGTATCAACCCAATCAGCTTGCAAGAAGCATGGCCACCGGTCGCAGTAAGACAATCGGTGTCGTGATAGCCGATATTGAGAACTTGTATTTTGCTCGGGCTATCCGAGCCATTACGGATACAGCTAGCTCACACGGTTTTGTCGTGATCCTGGCGACGACGGACGAGGATATTGAACTCGAGCGAGATGCGGTGCGCGTTCTCCTAGCGAAGCGCGTCGATGGATTGATCATTTCACCGACCTCAAGCAGTGAGGTAGAGCATCTTGTAAACGCGTCCGGGAGAGACTGTCCGATTGTTCTTCTGGACAGACGGGTCCCCGTGCTTTCCGCTGACACCTTCGCGATCGACAATTTCCGTGCAGCCTATGAGGCCGTGACCACACTCATCGGACGAGGCCACAGGAGTATCGCCCTAGTGTCAAACGCTCCAGCACATGGCGAGCAGCATTACCTCATTTCGTCGGTTCGCGAGCGCATCGACGGTTACCGCGCAGCTTTGCATGATGCTGAAATACCGATCGCTCCCGAACTGGTAGTTTTGGGCGGCTGGGATCCAGGCAATCTGGCGCAACAAGTGCGCGTGCTATGCAGTTCTTCAGATCGTCCTACTGCCTTTTTGGCTACAGACAGCTCGGTGGCCCTGGTTCTCCTCGAGGTCGTCCGGGAAATGAACCTTTCGATTCCCGACGATATTTCCCTCATTTGCTTCGATAATGCTGACTGGACCGCCGCGACCACTCCTCCGCTGACAGTGATTTCACAGCCCATAAAGGAGCTCGCGACCGCGGCCACGGAAGATCTGATCGCCCGTTTGAACGGTGAGGCTACCAACTC
This genomic window from Agrobacterium tumefaciens contains:
- a CDS encoding aldo/keto reductase, giving the protein MEYRLLGRSGLKVSTLTIGTMTFGGVGWAKTVGDLGVPEAKRLVDLCLDAGVNLIDTADVYSDGKSEEIVGDILGGKRKGSTLIATKARFNMGPGPNDGGLSRQYLIAACEASLKRLKTDVIDLYQVHEWDGQTPLEETMEALDTLVRQGKVRYIGCSNFTGWQIMKALGVSEKDKRQRFVSQQIHYTLEARDAEYELLPISVDQGIGVLIWSPLAGGLLSGKHRRDRAAPEGSRQFAGWTEPPIRDENRLWNIVDTLVSIAEGRGVSAAQVALAWLLGRKVVTSVIIGGRTEAQFKDNLAAADLKLSNEERERLDEVSIPPLLYPYWHQRNNAADRLSEADLELLSPHLRKKS
- a CDS encoding LacI family transcriptional regulator yields the protein MAEKGRGSAAPTIADVARASGVSRATAARVLGDYGYVRAQTRQLVQEAATSLAYQPNQLARSMATGRSKTIGVVIADIENLYFARAIRAITDTASSHGFVVILATTDEDIELERDAVRVLLAKRVDGLIISPTSSSEVEHLVNASGRDCPIVLLDRRVPVLSADTFAIDNFRAAYEAVTTLIGRGHRSIALVSNAPAHGEQHYLISSVRERIDGYRAALHDAEIPIAPELVVLGGWDPGNLAQQVRVLCSSSDRPTAFLATDSSVALVLLEVVREMNLSIPDDISLICFDNADWTAATTPPLTVISQPIKELATAATEDLIARLNGEATNSAKEVLLPATLVARGSVGDAPY